In a single window of the Flavobacterium sp. W4I14 genome:
- a CDS encoding hypothetical protein (product_source=Hypo-rule applied; pfam=PF09346; smart=SM00860; superfamily=160631) translates to MKKVLKKISEIAIKQGEFSFTTEQIEAKWLGNQPATSAAIQEAEARLGLTLPTDYKEFLLITNGFTTPNEHVDPSFSKASDIAFLKDVDPQLIEVWTENIELLEVAIKLARSIIVAGLEEEQYFLLIPPIIENVDWEYWKFASWIPGEDPYEGLENYFINVLDFLKSA, encoded by the coding sequence TTGAAAAAAGTACTCAAAAAGATTTCCGAAATCGCAATTAAACAAGGCGAATTTAGTTTTACAACCGAACAGATCGAAGCAAAGTGGCTAGGTAATCAACCTGCTACCTCAGCCGCAATACAAGAAGCCGAGGCAAGACTGGGTCTAACACTTCCAACGGATTATAAAGAATTTCTGTTGATCACCAATGGGTTTACTACGCCAAATGAACACGTTGACCCATCGTTTTCAAAAGCAAGCGATATTGCATTTCTAAAGGATGTTGATCCACAGCTGATCGAGGTTTGGACAGAAAATATCGAATTGCTTGAGGTAGCAATTAAATTAGCCAGAAGCATTATTGTTGCTGGCTTAGAAGAAGAGCAATATTTTCTTCTAATCCCACCCATAATCGAAAATGTAGATTGGGAATACTGGAAATTTGCATCGTGGATTCCAGGAGAAGATCCTTACGAAGGACTTGAAAATTATTTCATTAACGTATTGGATTTCTTAAAATCTGCATAA
- a CDS encoding NAD(P)-dependent dehydrogenase (short-subunit alcohol dehydrogenase family) (product_source=COG1028; cath_funfam=3.40.50.720; cog=COG1028; pfam=PF13561; superfamily=51735), whose amino-acid sequence MFSYNAPMLREDALKGKTIVITGGGTGLGKAMGVYFLKLGANLVITSRKQDVLQKTADEMEEKTGGKVLAVACDVREVAQVENVLAKTLERFGSVDILLNNAAGNFISPTERLSANAFSSIIDIVLKGTVNCTLTFGKHWIKEKQAATVLNIITTYAFTGSAYVVPSACAKGGVLALTRSLAVEWGKYGIRTNAIAPGPFPTKGAWERLLPGDLAKKFDFKNRVPLKRVGDHQELANLAAFLVSDFSGYINGEVITIDGGEWLQGAGQMNGLEAIPNEMWDMLEQMTRSAKGS is encoded by the coding sequence ATGTTCAGTTATAATGCACCAATGCTCAGAGAAGACGCTTTAAAAGGAAAAACCATTGTAATTACAGGTGGCGGAACGGGCTTGGGTAAAGCAATGGGCGTATATTTCTTGAAATTAGGAGCCAACCTCGTAATTACAAGCAGAAAACAGGATGTACTACAAAAAACTGCCGATGAAATGGAAGAAAAAACAGGCGGCAAAGTATTGGCAGTTGCCTGTGATGTTAGAGAAGTAGCACAGGTAGAAAATGTATTGGCCAAAACTTTAGAAAGATTTGGTTCGGTTGATATATTATTGAATAATGCTGCGGGTAATTTCATCTCTCCAACCGAACGGTTATCGGCCAATGCATTTTCATCCATTATCGATATCGTTTTAAAAGGAACGGTTAACTGCACACTTACCTTTGGTAAACATTGGATTAAGGAAAAACAAGCGGCAACAGTTTTAAATATAATTACCACTTACGCTTTTACAGGTTCAGCCTATGTTGTGCCATCGGCTTGCGCAAAGGGCGGTGTTTTAGCACTAACAAGATCCTTGGCCGTAGAATGGGGTAAATACGGTATCCGTACCAATGCGATTGCTCCTGGCCCGTTCCCAACTAAAGGCGCATGGGAGCGTTTATTGCCCGGAGATTTAGCTAAAAAATTCGATTTCAAAAACCGTGTACCTTTGAAAAGAGTTGGTGATCACCAGGAACTCGCCAATTTAGCTGCATTTCTGGTGAGCGATTTCTCCGGATACATTAATGGCGAAGTAATTACCATTGATGGTGGCGAATGGTTGCAGGGAGCAGGCCAGATGAATGGTTTGGAAGCAATTCCGAACGAAATGTGGGATATGCTCGAACAAATGACAAGAAGCGCTAAGGGAAGTTAG
- a CDS encoding phosphoribosylamine--glycine ligase (product_source=KO:K01945; cath_funfam=3.30.1490.20,3.30.470.20,3.40.50.20,3.90.600.10; cog=COG0151; ko=KO:K01945; pfam=PF01071,PF02843,PF02844; smart=SM01209,SM01210; superfamily=51246,52440,56059; tigrfam=TIGR00877), with translation MNILLLGSGGRESAFAWKMSQSSHCDKLIIAPGNGGTGAYGTNININVNDFDAIKKVVLTENIELVVVGPEEPLVNGIHDFFLADKAIAHVPVIGPKKEGAILEGSKDFSKQFMERHGIPTAASKSFTPETLEDGLAYLQNHALPVVLKADGLAAGKGVLICTETIEAQEELKLMLGGKFGAAGATVVIEEFLSGIELSVFILTDGENYITLPSAKDYKRIGQGDTGLNTGGMGSVSPVPFATPEFLAKVEERIIKPTVEGLKKDNIDYTGFIFFGLIKVGEEPFVIEYNARMGDPETESVIPRVENDLVELFLATANKQLNQVSLVISEQTAATVMIVAGGYPGDYLKGKAITGIENLRHSNAFHAGTLLENDVVKTNGGRVIAITSLQKDLFTALQSATADAGRIYFDGKYFREDIGFDLI, from the coding sequence ATGAATATCTTACTTTTAGGGTCAGGCGGCAGAGAAAGCGCATTCGCTTGGAAAATGAGCCAGTCTTCGCACTGCGATAAACTAATTATTGCTCCAGGTAACGGTGGTACAGGGGCTTACGGTACAAACATCAACATCAACGTAAACGATTTTGATGCCATTAAAAAAGTAGTACTTACCGAAAATATCGAACTCGTTGTAGTAGGTCCGGAAGAACCTTTAGTAAATGGTATTCACGATTTTTTCCTTGCCGACAAAGCTATTGCCCACGTTCCAGTTATCGGACCTAAAAAAGAAGGGGCTATTTTAGAAGGGAGTAAAGATTTTTCTAAACAGTTTATGGAACGCCATGGTATTCCTACCGCGGCCTCAAAATCTTTCACACCCGAAACTTTAGAAGATGGCTTGGCCTATCTGCAAAACCATGCTTTACCGGTTGTTTTAAAGGCTGATGGTTTGGCAGCAGGTAAAGGTGTATTAATCTGTACCGAAACCATCGAAGCTCAGGAAGAATTAAAACTGATGCTTGGCGGTAAATTTGGTGCAGCTGGAGCAACAGTAGTAATTGAAGAATTTTTAAGCGGGATAGAACTTTCGGTATTTATTTTAACTGATGGCGAAAATTATATCACGCTGCCTTCTGCCAAAGATTATAAACGGATTGGTCAGGGCGATACCGGTTTAAATACCGGTGGTATGGGCTCAGTTTCGCCGGTTCCTTTTGCCACACCAGAATTTTTGGCTAAAGTAGAAGAGCGGATTATTAAGCCAACAGTTGAGGGTTTAAAGAAAGATAATATCGATTATACAGGTTTCATCTTTTTCGGACTGATAAAAGTAGGAGAAGAACCATTTGTAATCGAGTACAATGCACGTATGGGCGATCCTGAAACAGAGAGTGTAATCCCTAGAGTAGAAAACGACTTGGTAGAGTTGTTTTTAGCTACGGCTAACAAACAATTAAACCAGGTAAGTTTGGTTATTTCAGAGCAAACAGCTGCTACTGTAATGATTGTTGCTGGTGGTTACCCAGGTGATTACCTGAAGGGTAAAGCCATTACCGGAATTGAAAACCTACGTCATTCTAATGCATTTCATGCCGGAACATTGTTAGAAAATGATGTGGTAAAAACAAATGGAGGAAGGGTAATTGCGATTACCAGTTTGCAAAAAGATTTGTTTACTGCTTTACAATCAGCAACCGCTGATGCTGGCAGAATTTATTTCGATGGCAAATATTTCAGAGAAGATATCGGTTTTGACTTAATTTAA
- a CDS encoding 3,2-trans-enoyl-CoA isomerase (product_source=KO:K13238; cath_funfam=3.90.226.10; cog=COG1024; ko=KO:K13238; pfam=PF00378; superfamily=52096), with amino-acid sequence MNTIKVSVKDRLATITLDRGKSNALNRELITELDDMLKNITADDNIGGVILTGTAPFFSAGLDLVELYNYNQEEAKSFWQLFLGFTANMVSFKKPMVAAISGHSPAGGCVMALACDYRVMAEGQYIIGLNEVPVGIIVPNSIFQLYAFWLGKAEASRSLLSGKLYNPEEALNVGLVDELVRNESLLTAAERKIKKYMELESNTWSQSKLNIREELIAAVTADQSATLEKMLAQWWSPATRHILKTILANLQRK; translated from the coding sequence ATGAATACAATAAAAGTAAGTGTTAAAGATCGCCTGGCAACCATTACGTTAGATAGAGGAAAATCAAATGCCTTAAACCGCGAGTTGATTACCGAGCTTGACGATATGCTTAAAAATATTACCGCCGATGATAATATTGGCGGTGTAATTTTAACTGGTACAGCACCTTTCTTTTCTGCTGGATTGGATTTGGTAGAACTTTATAACTATAACCAAGAAGAGGCTAAATCTTTCTGGCAGTTGTTTTTAGGTTTTACAGCCAATATGGTTTCATTTAAAAAACCTATGGTAGCCGCAATTAGTGGCCATAGCCCAGCCGGTGGATGCGTAATGGCATTAGCATGCGATTATCGGGTAATGGCAGAAGGACAATACATTATTGGACTTAATGAAGTACCAGTAGGTATTATTGTGCCAAATAGTATTTTTCAATTGTATGCGTTTTGGTTAGGTAAGGCTGAAGCCAGTCGCAGTTTGCTTTCGGGTAAACTTTACAATCCCGAAGAAGCTTTAAATGTCGGGTTGGTTGATGAACTGGTGAGAAATGAAAGTTTGTTAACGGCTGCTGAGCGTAAGATTAAGAAATACATGGAGCTAGAAAGTAATACCTGGTCGCAAAGCAAATTAAATATCCGTGAGGAATTAATTGCTGCAGTAACTGCTGATCAATCGGCTACTTTAGAAAAAATGTTAGCACAGTGGTGGTCGCCGGCAACACGCCATATTTTAAAAACAATTTTAGCTAACCTGCAGCGAAAGTAA
- a CDS encoding TonB-dependent SusC/RagA subfamily outer membrane receptor (product_source=TIGR04057; cath_funfam=2.60.40.10; pfam=PF07715; superfamily=49373; tigrfam=TIGR04057) gives MELINEKDSLKKLVKLPIMGGITWGDFKLTDSLGEGNYRIRAYTNYMRNFGAEFFYDKTIKIGNSWANKVFTKTSYSFTKENNADKVTATVHFEDKNGVAYSENEVSYEVQLDYRTVTKGKVKTSLTGDAVISFTNNQSFQNKSGKIIATIALDNKQKVIKSIPITSTSNNVDVQFMPEGGTLVEELPQKVAIKAVNADGRGEDVEGAIVDEGGNEVTSFATNYLGMGNFVFNNQAGKSYSAKIKFKDGSEKTLKLPVAVKSGYALSVNALDTGKVVVKIMASADLVNGDELKVVAQHGGNVYYGSKAKMDKQVLVANIPKKNLPTGIVQFTLFSSSNQPLAERLVFINNKAELIDVSVNASGVASSKRGKAAFAFDATNDNKPVLGSFSVAVTNAAKVTPDENNESNILTSLLLTSDLSGYVEKPNHYFLKDDLQTQKELDNLMLTQGWRRFLWKNIINGVGPNITYKPEQSITISGTVMKGNKPVPGGKVMLMATKGTVYILDTVTNAEGKFVFDNLSFGDSTKFVVQARTKTERKFVDINLDIVPGQIVTKNKNGADIDINVNNTLMKYIKESDNYFNEMTRLGLLERTIKLEEVTITEKKNPAKNSSNLNGAGRADFVMTADQLSTCVTLSQCLQGRLPGVIFRGNIPYLMRSQDTPIQIIVDGMQMEADFLDNVVPSDVESIELLKSIGNTAIYGSRGGGGVIIITTKRGDGGRSTARYAPGIVTFNPKGFTISREFYSPKYDAASSSSRTDLRTTIYWNPQVVTGKDGKAQFEFYNADEPGTYRVVIEGIDAIGHLARKVYTYDVK, from the coding sequence GTGGAGCTGATAAATGAAAAAGATTCGCTAAAAAAACTGGTTAAGTTACCCATTATGGGAGGAATTACCTGGGGCGATTTTAAGTTAACAGATTCACTTGGTGAGGGCAATTACAGGATCAGGGCCTATACCAATTACATGCGGAATTTTGGCGCCGAATTCTTTTACGATAAGACAATTAAGATCGGAAATAGCTGGGCTAACAAAGTTTTTACAAAAACTTCTTACAGTTTTACCAAAGAGAACAATGCTGATAAAGTAACCGCAACAGTTCATTTTGAAGATAAAAATGGTGTAGCCTACAGTGAAAATGAGGTAAGTTATGAAGTTCAGTTAGATTATCGTACTGTTACAAAGGGTAAAGTTAAAACCAGTTTAACAGGTGATGCGGTAATTAGCTTCACAAACAATCAATCTTTTCAAAATAAATCAGGGAAGATTATTGCGACCATCGCGCTGGATAATAAACAAAAAGTAATCAAATCTATCCCGATCACTTCCACATCTAACAATGTCGATGTACAGTTCATGCCAGAGGGAGGAACGCTTGTTGAAGAATTGCCGCAAAAAGTTGCCATTAAAGCCGTTAATGCCGATGGCCGCGGTGAAGATGTAGAAGGAGCTATAGTAGACGAAGGGGGAAATGAAGTAACCAGTTTTGCCACCAATTATTTAGGCATGGGTAACTTTGTGTTTAACAATCAGGCCGGTAAGTCATATTCAGCAAAGATTAAATTTAAGGATGGATCAGAAAAAACGTTGAAATTACCTGTGGCCGTTAAAAGTGGTTATGCACTTTCTGTAAATGCTTTAGATACAGGCAAGGTGGTGGTTAAAATTATGGCCAGTGCCGATCTTGTGAATGGCGATGAACTAAAAGTTGTGGCGCAGCATGGTGGCAATGTATATTATGGCTCGAAAGCTAAAATGGATAAACAGGTACTAGTGGCCAATATTCCAAAAAAGAACCTGCCAACCGGAATTGTGCAGTTTACTTTATTTTCGAGCAGCAATCAACCTTTGGCAGAGCGGTTGGTTTTTATTAATAACAAGGCCGAATTGATTGACGTATCGGTTAATGCATCAGGAGTTGCTAGTTCGAAAAGAGGGAAAGCGGCCTTTGCTTTCGATGCTACTAATGATAATAAACCCGTTTTAGGTAGTTTTTCGGTTGCTGTAACCAACGCGGCAAAAGTAACACCTGATGAAAATAATGAGTCCAATATCCTCACCTCGTTATTACTTACCTCCGATTTGAGCGGCTATGTAGAGAAACCCAACCATTATTTTTTAAAGGACGATCTTCAAACACAAAAGGAACTCGATAACTTAATGCTTACCCAGGGCTGGAGAAGATTTCTTTGGAAAAATATTATCAATGGTGTTGGTCCGAATATTACCTATAAACCCGAGCAGTCTATTACCATTAGCGGAACGGTAATGAAGGGCAATAAACCTGTGCCTGGTGGTAAGGTAATGCTAATGGCTACAAAAGGAACGGTGTACATTTTGGATACGGTAACCAATGCCGAAGGAAAATTTGTTTTCGACAATTTAAGTTTTGGCGATAGTACAAAATTTGTTGTTCAGGCCAGAACTAAAACAGAAAGGAAGTTTGTAGATATTAATCTTGATATCGTTCCCGGGCAGATTGTAACCAAGAATAAAAATGGAGCCGATATTGATATCAATGTGAACAATACTTTGATGAAGTATATTAAAGAAAGCGATAACTACTTTAATGAGATGACCCGTTTAGGCTTGCTAGAGCGAACTATTAAACTTGAAGAAGTAACCATTACCGAAAAGAAAAACCCAGCGAAAAACTCATCCAACCTGAATGGTGCAGGGAGAGCCGATTTCGTGATGACAGCCGATCAGCTCTCTACCTGTGTCACCCTTTCGCAATGTTTGCAAGGGCGGTTACCAGGAGTAATATTCAGGGGCAATATACCTTACCTTATGCGTAGTCAGGATACGCCTATACAAATTATTGTTGATGGTATGCAGATGGAGGCTGATTTTCTGGATAATGTTGTTCCAAGCGATGTAGAATCTATCGAACTTTTAAAAAGTATAGGAAATACAGCAATTTATGGCTCGCGTGGAGGTGGCGGTGTAATTATTATCACTACTAAACGTGGTGATGGGGGAAGAAGTACTGCTCGCTATGCACCTGGAATTGTAACCTTTAATCCAAAAGGATTTACGATTTCAAGAGAGTTTTATTCGCCAAAATACGATGCGGCAAGTTCAAGTAGCAGGACCGATTTGAGAACAACAATTTATTGGAATCCACAGGTTGTTACAGGTAAAGACGGAAAAGCACAATTCGAATTTTATAATGCAGACGAGCCTGGAACCTACCGTGTAGTAATAGAAGGAATAGACGCTATAGGCCATTTGGCAAGAAAAGTTTACACTTATGATGTTAAATAG
- a CDS encoding dihydroflavonol-4-reductase (product_source=KO:K00091; cath_funfam=3.40.50.720; cog=COG0451; ko=KO:K00091; pfam=PF01370; superfamily=51735): MILVTGGTGFLGSELIKQLTDRGLTVRALRREKSKIPSQIQNIPLIEWFEADINEPSALEDAFVGITKVYHCAAFVSFNPKDKKQLFHVNIEGTSNIVNLCAENNCRLLHVSSVAALGNAKKGHKITEKDFWEYDAKAHAYGLSKYEGEMEVWRGITEGLDAIIVNPSVIIGKNAGFEGSGAIFKLVRGGFPFYTDGASGFVDVEDVVKAMILLMDAEVSGERYIISADDYHYKDLFSEIAQGFGVKAPKREAKPWMLGIAWRALKFASIFTGKQPSITKDAAKSSLTLSYYNNNKIKTETGITFKPVAESIKEITQHLR; the protein is encoded by the coding sequence ATGATACTGGTAACCGGAGGAACTGGATTTTTAGGATCTGAATTAATTAAGCAGTTAACCGATAGGGGTTTAACTGTTCGGGCCTTGAGGCGGGAGAAATCTAAAATCCCTTCACAAATCCAGAATATCCCACTCATTGAATGGTTTGAGGCTGATATTAACGAGCCTTCTGCATTAGAAGATGCCTTTGTCGGGATTACCAAAGTTTACCATTGCGCAGCTTTTGTATCCTTCAACCCAAAAGATAAAAAGCAGCTTTTTCACGTAAACATAGAAGGAACCTCGAACATTGTAAATCTTTGTGCCGAAAATAACTGCCGATTATTGCATGTAAGCTCAGTTGCTGCGTTAGGAAATGCCAAAAAGGGCCATAAAATTACTGAAAAGGACTTTTGGGAATATGATGCCAAAGCACACGCCTATGGTTTATCGAAATACGAAGGTGAGATGGAAGTTTGGCGGGGCATTACTGAGGGTTTAGACGCTATTATTGTCAATCCATCAGTGATTATCGGTAAAAATGCGGGATTTGAGGGGAGTGGAGCGATTTTTAAACTGGTACGGGGTGGTTTCCCATTTTATACCGATGGTGCTTCGGGTTTTGTAGATGTTGAAGATGTAGTCAAAGCGATGATCCTGTTAATGGATGCGGAAGTTTCGGGAGAACGGTATATCATTTCTGCCGATGATTATCATTATAAGGATCTGTTCAGCGAAATTGCACAGGGTTTTGGCGTTAAAGCACCAAAAAGAGAAGCAAAGCCATGGATGCTCGGAATAGCCTGGAGGGCGCTAAAATTTGCATCCATATTTACCGGTAAACAGCCTTCCATCACTAAAGATGCAGCGAAGAGCAGTTTAACCTTAAGTTATTACAATAACAATAAAATAAAAACGGAAACGGGCATTACCTTTAAACCTGTTGCCGAAAGCATAAAAGAAATTACCCAACATTTAAGATAA
- a CDS encoding peroxiredoxin (product_source=COG1225; cath_funfam=3.40.30.10; cleavage_site_network=SignalP-noTM; cog=COG1225; pfam=PF00578,PF14289; superfamily=52833): protein MIALSPMKNIIQMKKILLSAMVLLPLAALAQKPFTVSGDIKGLKTGDKVYLIYQGDDKNITDSATVTNGTFAFKGTLLSPAQGSLFLNKNPYVNRPAQGEKLDALSLYVEPGNIKLAAADSLKKATITGSPVNDDAKKLKALTKPVADKLAAINAEYAAYTPEQKQDKAVMGALGARYEKEVAGMAPLLLQYANGNPKSFISLSAISQLAADPDQATAAEKAFVALSPDLKATTTGKKIAQIFDAGRKTAVGAMAMDFTQVDTAGKPVKLSDFKGKYVLVDFWASWCGPCRNENPNVVLAYNKFKDKGFTVLGVSLDGGNTKTTKAAWQKAIEADKLTWTHVSDLNGWSNEVAQMYGIQSIPANFLIDPTGKIIAKGLREQALQDKLQELLGSKSK, encoded by the coding sequence ATGATAGCTTTATCACCAATGAAAAATATTATACAGATGAAAAAAATATTATTATCTGCAATGGTGCTATTGCCCCTTGCAGCTTTAGCACAAAAGCCATTTACAGTAAGTGGCGACATAAAAGGATTGAAAACCGGAGATAAGGTTTATTTGATCTATCAGGGAGATGATAAAAACATTACCGATTCGGCGACCGTAACAAATGGCACTTTTGCATTTAAAGGAACATTGTTGAGCCCTGCACAGGGAAGTCTTTTCTTAAACAAAAACCCTTATGTAAACCGTCCGGCGCAGGGTGAGAAATTAGATGCTTTATCCCTCTACGTAGAGCCGGGGAATATAAAGCTAGCGGCAGCAGATTCTTTAAAGAAAGCAACAATTACTGGCTCACCAGTTAATGACGATGCAAAAAAATTAAAAGCATTAACTAAACCTGTAGCAGATAAACTTGCTGCAATTAATGCAGAATATGCAGCCTATACACCCGAGCAAAAACAAGATAAGGCCGTAATGGGAGCTTTAGGTGCCCGCTATGAAAAAGAAGTTGCTGGAATGGCTCCATTATTATTACAGTATGCCAACGGCAATCCAAAATCATTTATCAGCTTAAGCGCAATTAGCCAATTGGCTGCAGATCCAGATCAGGCAACAGCAGCAGAAAAAGCTTTTGTCGCATTATCGCCAGACTTGAAGGCAACTACGACAGGTAAAAAAATTGCTCAAATATTCGATGCTGGAAGAAAAACCGCTGTAGGTGCCATGGCTATGGACTTTACGCAAGTTGATACCGCAGGTAAACCTGTTAAATTATCTGATTTTAAAGGTAAATATGTACTGGTAGATTTTTGGGCTTCATGGTGTGGCCCGTGCCGCAATGAAAACCCAAATGTGGTATTAGCTTACAACAAATTCAAAGATAAAGGATTTACCGTTTTGGGTGTTTCTTTAGATGGTGGCAATACCAAAACCACCAAAGCAGCCTGGCAGAAAGCCATTGAGGCTGATAAGTTAACCTGGACACATGTATCAGATTTAAACGGGTGGAGTAATGAAGTGGCTCAAATGTATGGCATCCAATCTATTCCAGCTAACTTCCTAATTGATCCAACAGGTAAAATTATTGCAAAAGGGCTGAGAGAACAAGCTTTACAAGACAAACTTCAAGAATTACTGGGAAGTAAATCGAAATAA
- a CDS encoding hypothetical protein (product_source=Hypo-rule applied; cath_funfam=3.20.20.140; cleavage_site_network=SignalP-noTM; superfamily=55282; transmembrane_helix_parts=Inside_1_6,TMhelix_7_21,Outside_22_79), with product MKLKITLAISFLSLLIVFAAFKMDDDPFSQLLQKLEDYTSKYPQEKVHLHLDKPYYAIGDDIWFKAYIVNTKTSAPSGH from the coding sequence ATGAAACTCAAAATTACTCTCGCAATCAGTTTTCTATCTCTACTTATTGTTTTTGCCGCATTTAAAATGGATGATGATCCATTTAGTCAGCTCTTACAAAAACTCGAAGATTACACCAGTAAATATCCGCAAGAAAAAGTTCACCTTCACTTAGATAAGCCTTATTATGCCATTGGCGATGATATTTGGTTCAAAGCCTATATTGTAAATACCAAGACTTCGGCCCCTTCCGGGCATTAG
- a CDS encoding formiminoglutamase (product_source=KO:K01479; cath_funfam=3.40.800.10; cog=COG0010; ko=KO:K01479; pfam=PF00491; superfamily=52768), with protein sequence MSLTDFFSPINPDSFTPKQGFFTSQLGLKAQIYTESFPDFEEHTYDLAIFGVLDGRGAVNNEGSALAPDYFREKFYKLNEGAFNSRIVDLGNIKHGATIADTYIAIKMVVSELIKKDIIPIIIGGGQDLTYGQYLGYEDLEQKVDLVVIDNQFDIGDDDHEGIATRSDCYLNKIFLHQPNYLFNFSNVGYQTYFVNQESLSVMDKLYFDVHRLGEFAQDITLTEPIIRNANMISFDMGAIRSADAAANANTTPNGFDGEEACRIARYAGMNDKLTSIGFYEFNPAYDNNGQTAFLLAQMVWYFVDGFYARKKDFPLTPKSQFMIYRTSLKDGSGEMMFVKSKKSDRWWMQVPYPSGQSKNERYHLVPCRYDDYQTAVNGEMPDLWWRTYQKLN encoded by the coding sequence ATGTCATTAACGGATTTCTTTTCCCCTATAAACCCTGATAGTTTTACACCCAAACAAGGATTTTTTACAAGTCAGCTGGGGTTAAAAGCGCAGATTTACACCGAATCATTCCCCGATTTTGAGGAGCATACTTACGATTTGGCAATTTTTGGGGTACTTGATGGAAGAGGCGCCGTTAATAATGAAGGCTCTGCTCTGGCACCGGATTATTTTAGAGAGAAATTTTATAAACTCAACGAAGGTGCTTTTAATAGCCGGATTGTCGATTTAGGCAATATTAAACACGGCGCAACCATTGCCGATACTTACATTGCAATCAAAATGGTGGTTTCGGAACTGATTAAAAAAGACATTATTCCGATTATTATTGGTGGCGGACAAGACCTAACCTATGGCCAATACCTTGGTTATGAAGATTTAGAGCAAAAAGTAGATCTAGTGGTTATTGATAATCAATTTGATATCGGCGATGATGATCATGAGGGAATTGCTACCCGCTCGGACTGTTATCTGAACAAAATTTTCCTGCACCAGCCCAATTACCTTTTCAATTTTAGCAATGTGGGTTATCAAACTTATTTTGTAAACCAGGAGAGTTTGAGCGTAATGGATAAATTGTATTTTGATGTGCACCGTTTGGGCGAGTTTGCTCAGGATATTACCTTAACAGAGCCTATTATCCGTAATGCAAACATGATTAGCTTTGATATGGGCGCTATCCGTTCTGCAGATGCTGCAGCAAATGCGAATACCACGCCAAATGGTTTTGATGGTGAAGAAGCCTGTCGCATTGCCCGTTATGCTGGCATGAATGATAAGTTGACCTCAATTGGTTTTTACGAGTTTAATCCGGCCTACGATAATAATGGACAAACTGCTTTCTTACTTGCTCAGATGGTCTGGTATTTTGTGGATGGATTTTATGCCCGCAAAAAAGATTTTCCGCTTACACCTAAATCACAGTTTATGATCTATAGAACCAGTTTAAAAGACGGTTCGGGAGAGATGATGTTTGTAAAAAGCAAAAAATCAGACCGTTGGTGGATGCAGGTTCCTTACCCTTCGGGGCAATCTAAAAATGAGCGTTATCACTTAGTGCCTTGCAGGTATGATGATTATCAAACTGCTGTTAATGGCGAAATGCCCGATTTATGGTGGAGAACCTACCAAAAACTGAACTAA